One Streptomyces sp. V4I8 genomic window carries:
- a CDS encoding histidinol-phosphate transaminase produces MSSHSPSPRAVLDGIPAYVPKPPQPPATGTSHRLFLNENPYPPLPSALAAISRAAARTNLYPGIFPDQLADAVARKLEVPLSHVLTGPGSVGIYQQIGQAMLSPGDEVVYAWPSFEAFPIVVRMAGAVPVEVPLTGETHDLEAMAAAIRPRTAMVLLCEPNNPTGTAVGAAELKRFLDRVPGHVLVVLDEAYFEFYRAPDAPDGVELHRDRPNLVVLRTFSKAYGLAGLRVGYGVAHPEIAEALRKCAVPCGVSRIAEQAALAALNAEDELLEQVGRITAERERLREALGAQGRRVPPSATNFLWLPLGKDSSTVAAALEQRGLLVRDFPGTGLRITVGSPEANDLLIATLGGLTPAR; encoded by the coding sequence CCAAGCCGCCGCAACCGCCCGCCACGGGCACGTCGCACCGGCTCTTCCTCAACGAGAACCCCTATCCGCCGCTGCCCTCGGCCCTCGCGGCCATCTCCCGGGCCGCGGCGCGGACCAACCTCTACCCGGGCATCTTCCCCGACCAGTTGGCGGACGCCGTCGCCCGCAAGCTGGAGGTCCCCCTGTCGCACGTGCTGACCGGTCCGGGATCGGTCGGCATCTACCAGCAGATCGGCCAGGCCATGCTCTCGCCGGGCGACGAAGTGGTCTATGCCTGGCCCTCGTTCGAGGCCTTCCCGATCGTCGTGCGGATGGCCGGCGCCGTTCCGGTCGAGGTGCCGCTCACCGGCGAGACCCATGACCTGGAGGCGATGGCCGCGGCGATCAGACCCCGGACGGCCATGGTGCTGCTCTGCGAGCCCAACAACCCCACGGGCACCGCCGTCGGCGCCGCCGAGCTCAAGCGGTTCCTCGACCGGGTGCCGGGCCATGTCCTGGTGGTGCTGGACGAGGCCTACTTCGAGTTCTACCGGGCCCCGGACGCGCCGGACGGGGTGGAGCTGCACCGTGACCGGCCCAACCTGGTGGTGCTGCGGACCTTTTCGAAGGCCTACGGCCTGGCCGGACTGCGCGTCGGCTACGGCGTGGCCCACCCCGAGATCGCCGAGGCCCTGCGCAAGTGCGCCGTGCCGTGCGGAGTGAGCCGGATCGCGGAGCAGGCGGCCCTGGCCGCGCTGAACGCGGAGGACGAACTCCTCGAACAGGTGGGCAGGATCACCGCCGAGCGGGAGCGGTTGCGCGAGGCCCTCGGCGCACAGGGCCGGCGCGTCCCGCCGAGCGCGACCAACTTCCTCTGGCTGCCGCTCGGCAAGGACTCCAGCACGGTCGCCGCCGCACTCGAGCAGCGCGGGCTGCTGGTCCGCGACTTCCCCGGGACCGGGCTGCGGATCACCGTCGGCAGCCCGGAGGCCAACGATTTGCTGATCGCGACCCTCGGGGGCCTCACACCGGCTCGATGA